A part of Fibrobacter sp. UWR4 genomic DNA contains:
- a CDS encoding DegT/DnrJ/EryC1/StrS aminotransferase family protein, whose amino-acid sequence MIPFVNLVGQRDAYRQELEKAEKEVLDSGCFIGGPQVKNLEKELSDFVGRSAISCGSGTDALTITLMAMDLKPGDQVIVPDFTFIAPAESVSFLGGIPKFADIDLKTLQIDTASVQALVNEKTRGIIAVDLFGQCAPFEKLREIAEKNGLWIIEDAAQAFGATRVIDGQVRKACTFGDISITSFYPTKPLGCYGDGGALFTEDPRLEEKIRMIANHGSPGHYDHQILGVNSRLDAVQAAILRVKLKHLDDELKVREANALKYDRFFLDVWNNTSGSDLQVFPQTLDSGNFSTYAQYTLLASNRNAFIQILKQAEIPFCIHYPETLQNQPCFAGLEPSATPNAKKATQMAISLPACAFTDVDQIISRIQAQTKQK is encoded by the coding sequence ATGATTCCCTTCGTAAATCTTGTAGGACAACGAGATGCCTATAGGCAAGAGCTCGAAAAAGCCGAGAAAGAAGTGCTGGATAGCGGATGCTTCATCGGCGGTCCTCAGGTTAAAAATCTAGAAAAAGAGCTGTCGGACTTCGTAGGACGGTCCGCCATTTCCTGCGGAAGTGGCACTGACGCACTGACAATCACCCTCATGGCAATGGATTTAAAGCCCGGAGACCAGGTGATCGTACCGGACTTTACCTTTATTGCCCCGGCGGAAAGCGTCTCTTTTCTAGGCGGAATCCCAAAATTTGCGGATATTGACCTAAAAACGCTTCAAATCGACACTGCAAGCGTCCAGGCGCTAGTAAACGAAAAGACCCGCGGGATCATTGCAGTAGACCTTTTCGGACAGTGCGCTCCCTTCGAAAAACTTCGTGAAATTGCGGAAAAAAACGGTTTATGGATTATCGAGGACGCAGCGCAGGCATTTGGCGCCACCCGAGTCATCGACGGACAAGTCCGTAAAGCCTGTACCTTCGGGGACATTTCCATTACCAGCTTCTACCCTACCAAGCCCCTGGGCTGCTACGGGGATGGAGGCGCCCTCTTTACGGAAGACCCCAGGCTGGAAGAAAAAATCCGGATGATCGCCAATCACGGCAGTCCCGGACATTACGACCATCAGATTCTTGGCGTAAACAGCCGACTGGATGCGGTCCAGGCGGCCATCCTGCGGGTAAAGCTGAAACATCTGGACGACGAACTGAAAGTTCGTGAGGCAAACGCCCTAAAGTATGACCGTTTTTTCCTGGATGTATGGAACAATACGAGCGGATCTGACCTGCAGGTCTTTCCCCAGACTCTGGACTCGGGAAATTTCAGCACTTACGCCCAGTACACCTTGCTCGCCTCAAATCGGAACGCCTTTATCCAGATTCTAAAGCAGGCAGAAATTCCCTTCTGTATACACTATCCGGAAACGTTGCAGAACCAGCCCTGCTTCGCTGGCCTGGAACCGAGCGCTACCCCTAACGCCAAGAAGGCAACCCAGATGGCCATTAGCCTTCCGGCCTGCGCCTTTACCGATGTAGACCAGATTATCTCCCGTATACAGGCGCAAACAAAACAGAAATAA
- the rpsT gene encoding 30S ribosomal protein S20 has product MPQHKSCKKRLIQAEKANAQNRSARSAIRTSLKAIRSATTKEEALKELPNLFSQLDKAAAKHRAGFCANRAANYKAKAAKVVNSLA; this is encoded by the coding sequence GTGCCTCAACACAAGTCTTGCAAAAAGCGTTTGATTCAGGCCGAAAAGGCCAATGCTCAGAACCGTTCCGCACGTTCTGCAATCCGTACTAGCCTCAAGGCTATCCGTTCCGCTACTACTAAGGAAGAAGCTCTGAAGGAACTTCCCAACCTCTTTAGCCAGCTGGACAAGGCTGCTGCAAAGCATCGTGCAGGTTTCTGCGCTAACCGTGCAGCAAACTACAAGGCTAAGGCCGCTAAGGTCGTTAATAGCCTCGCTTAA
- a CDS encoding roadblock/LC7 domain-containing protein — MSDFTIYTDDADKVRRLMSAYQASVKAEYIVLCHRDGSIIAEVGSLGLDATPLAVLSTASFDSARQVGLMLGGENFNSVSYAGDNRSIYIAPVDQALLLVQIFPGNRLPNRIDDFNRLLVEKLVDAVPAFTQNTSRLVR; from the coding sequence GTGAGTGATTTTACCATTTATACAGATGATGCGGACAAGGTCCGCCGCCTGATGTCTGCTTACCAGGCAAGTGTTAAAGCCGAATATATCGTGCTTTGCCATCGTGACGGTTCTATCATTGCAGAAGTTGGCTCCCTCGGCCTGGATGCTACTCCGCTTGCAGTGTTGAGCACTGCATCCTTTGACTCCGCCCGTCAGGTGGGTCTCATGCTGGGTGGCGAAAACTTCAACTCCGTTTCTTATGCGGGCGACAATCGTTCCATCTACATCGCTCCGGTAGACCAGGCCCTGCTGTTGGTCCAGATTTTCCCGGGCAATAGATTGCCGAACCGCATCGACGACTTCAACCGCCTGTTGGTTGAAAAGCTCGTGGATGCCGTACCTGCATTTACCCAGAATACCAGTCGCTTAGTCCGATAG
- a CDS encoding BamA/TamA family outer membrane protein: MKNVWMYTLLLATLVVTAFASEGCRIERIVWTGDHSDADDAAMNIVVGMPCDSWKSTAEKLVSEYENQGFISAVVDGIVDSAGVLSVEFRRGPAFVWAGSENLDSSGTMPEVFRKLAGLTAGDLVRPLDLERAENRLARLGYFEQTAPAVMFRDPTRNRIVPAFSMRGAAVSEAQALLTYSSQDNVWEGSINVSLYNILGTARDLEIDGFTSEDSRRLEGSYKEPWILGTEWNLVARGYFDEDSSTREAYGEIGITRDIGFDFSIGVFVGVGDNEKTSSLEIAYVSLDRFALPRSGTRIKASAIWNMARPDSLDHFLRVKAGLTKYVPVYKNWIVRAGGQAGGIFATDALLDRSDYFALGGMNDFKGMDYRFLRTRAYGYSEFALLWQDGYNLSIEAFYQPGLYRELQDDHGWKEEHEYGLAFTQYRKNWSVNLYYALRNGENYMDGIIGIGVKTLF, translated from the coding sequence ATGAAAAATGTCTGGATGTATACGTTGTTGCTTGCGACTCTGGTCGTGACAGCCTTCGCTTCCGAAGGTTGCCGCATTGAACGCATTGTCTGGACGGGAGATCATTCGGATGCTGATGACGCCGCCATGAATATTGTGGTAGGTATGCCTTGCGATTCCTGGAAGTCTACGGCGGAAAAGCTTGTGTCCGAATATGAAAATCAGGGTTTTATTTCTGCGGTAGTTGATGGGATTGTGGATTCTGCGGGTGTATTGTCTGTGGAATTCCGTCGCGGTCCGGCGTTCGTCTGGGCGGGCAGTGAAAATCTGGACTCCTCGGGAACGATGCCCGAAGTGTTCCGCAAGCTGGCGGGATTAACGGCAGGCGACCTCGTGCGGCCTCTGGATTTGGAACGTGCGGAAAATCGCCTTGCCCGCTTGGGATATTTCGAGCAGACCGCCCCAGCAGTCATGTTCCGCGATCCCACCCGAAATAGAATTGTCCCTGCGTTCAGTATGCGTGGGGCGGCTGTATCCGAGGCGCAGGCCCTGCTGACTTATTCCAGCCAGGACAACGTGTGGGAAGGCTCCATCAACGTTTCGCTGTATAACATTCTGGGAACCGCCCGAGATCTGGAAATCGATGGCTTTACCTCCGAGGATTCCCGCCGTCTGGAAGGCTCCTACAAGGAACCTTGGATTTTGGGGACGGAATGGAACCTGGTTGCCCGCGGTTATTTTGACGAGGATTCTTCCACTCGGGAAGCCTATGGCGAAATCGGCATTACACGGGATATTGGCTTTGACTTTTCCATTGGAGTCTTTGTGGGTGTGGGGGATAACGAGAAAACGTCCTCCCTGGAAATTGCTTACGTCTCCCTGGACCGTTTCGCCTTGCCTCGCTCCGGAACTCGAATCAAGGCATCCGCGATCTGGAACATGGCACGTCCCGATTCCCTGGATCATTTCCTGCGTGTAAAAGCAGGTCTGACGAAATATGTTCCCGTATACAAGAACTGGATTGTCCGTGCTGGCGGTCAGGCAGGCGGCATCTTTGCTACCGACGCTTTATTGGACCGCTCGGATTATTTTGCGCTTGGGGGCATGAACGATTTCAAGGGGATGGACTATCGTTTCCTGCGGACTCGTGCCTACGGCTATTCTGAATTTGCACTCCTTTGGCAGGATGGTTACAACTTAAGTATCGAAGCTTTCTATCAGCCGGGCCTGTACCGCGAATTGCAGGATGATCATGGCTGGAAGGAAGAGCATGAATATGGCCTTGCCTTTACCCAGTACCGCAAGAACTGGAGTGTGAACCTTTATTACGCTTTGCGAAATGGCGAAAACTATATGGACGGAATTATCGGAATTGGCGTGAAGACGCTGTTCTAG
- a CDS encoding TIGR02147 family protein produces MKPIFGYSDYRDFIRDYFEERKKHSAFSWREFNRLAGFASPNYLKLVCDGKSKLSKKRAGFVAAVMNLSASEQEFFELMVAIDNTTNEAHRKTLTLELRKKARKSKARIIDADAYVFYESWKYPVLRELVPLMPGASSKKIADACHEKICAEDVENTLQFLVKAGFLEKDNKGRYTQTDANVTGSKESLPRAIREMQRQMAALAEKAIGKFSKDERHFLGITCGCDEETYKKVTAELEDCRDRITAITSAAKNINQVFRINLQMFPLTKKV; encoded by the coding sequence ATGAAACCCATCTTTGGATACAGTGACTATCGAGATTTCATCAGGGATTATTTTGAGGAACGCAAGAAACATTCCGCTTTCTCCTGGCGTGAATTCAACAGATTAGCAGGATTTGCCTCCCCCAACTACCTGAAGCTTGTTTGCGACGGAAAAAGCAAGCTAAGCAAGAAAAGGGCGGGATTCGTTGCAGCCGTAATGAATTTGTCCGCCAGCGAACAGGAATTCTTTGAGCTGATGGTCGCCATCGACAACACCACTAATGAAGCTCATCGGAAAACATTGACTTTAGAATTGCGCAAAAAGGCACGCAAGTCAAAAGCCCGCATTATCGATGCCGATGCCTACGTTTTTTACGAATCCTGGAAGTACCCAGTCCTTCGCGAATTGGTTCCCTTGATGCCTGGAGCAAGTTCTAAGAAAATCGCAGATGCCTGCCACGAAAAAATTTGCGCTGAGGATGTTGAAAATACTCTGCAATTTTTGGTGAAAGCCGGCTTCCTGGAAAAGGATAATAAGGGACGCTATACGCAAACCGATGCAAATGTGACCGGTTCCAAGGAAAGTCTCCCCCGCGCCATACGCGAAATGCAGCGTCAAATGGCAGCTCTCGCCGAAAAGGCCATCGGCAAGTTTTCAAAGGACGAACGCCACTTTCTAGGAATCACCTGCGGCTGCGACGAGGAAACCTACAAGAAAGTAACCGCCGAACTAGAGGATTGCCGCGACCGAATCACAGCCATCACTTCCGCCGCCAAGAACATCAACCAGGTTTTCCGAATCAACCTGCAGATGTTCCCCCTGACGAAAAAAGTGTAG
- a CDS encoding FISUMP domain-containing protein encodes MNYSKWMFGCFAALSFSMLIACGGDKISYITELNQTVGKLDAGEKLGVCSPDIFGETVFVTDSAAIFFCNDHNWVRMTFADEKDTVVIMDSVYVFEADSGCSFKILDGKVYTLVCESDTLWFDKKDPVSSTDKVEYGVFTDSRDGAKYKTVEIGTKTWMSENLNFGDSAAVPELVGKSWCYNGDLDKCAEYGRLYTFDAAKSACPAGWRLPSEDDWNELLDKVLGDGGSKEWKDGVPYLISSTGWSGVDAAGDFDFSAYPAGTKKYNSDSFYGLGDETNFWNEDGSCLMIKSNSLIIESHVKNYGFSVRCVKNT; translated from the coding sequence ATGAATTATTCAAAATGGATGTTTGGATGCTTTGCTGCTTTAAGCTTTTCCATGCTTATAGCTTGTGGCGGCGATAAAATTTCATATATAACTGAACTAAATCAGACTGTTGGAAAGCTGGACGCTGGTGAAAAACTTGGCGTATGTTCTCCGGATATTTTTGGCGAAACCGTTTTTGTGACGGACTCGGCGGCGATCTTCTTTTGCAATGATCATAACTGGGTTCGCATGACTTTTGCCGATGAGAAGGATACGGTAGTCATCATGGATTCTGTCTATGTGTTTGAGGCTGATTCCGGTTGCTCTTTCAAAATTCTGGATGGCAAGGTCTATACCTTGGTTTGCGAGAGCGATACCTTGTGGTTCGATAAGAAAGATCCCGTAAGTTCTACAGATAAAGTGGAGTACGGAGTCTTCACGGATTCTCGTGACGGAGCCAAGTATAAGACGGTAGAAATTGGGACGAAAACCTGGATGAGCGAGAACTTGAATTTTGGGGATAGCGCCGCTGTTCCTGAACTGGTCGGTAAATCCTGGTGCTATAACGGTGATCTTGATAAATGCGCAGAATATGGCCGCCTATATACTTTTGATGCCGCAAAGAGTGCCTGCCCTGCAGGGTGGAGGCTTCCCTCGGAAGATGACTGGAATGAGCTTTTAGACAAAGTCCTTGGTGATGGTGGTTCGAAAGAATGGAAGGATGGTGTGCCTTACCTGATTTCTTCTACAGGATGGTCTGGTGTTGATGCTGCAGGTGACTTTGATTTCTCCGCTTATCCCGCAGGAACCAAAAAGTACAACAGTGATTCTTTCTATGGGCTGGGGGACGAAACGAACTTCTGGAATGAAGACGGTTCCTGCCTGATGATAAAAAGCAATTCCCTTATAATCGAATCCCATGTTAAGAATTATGGCTTCTCCGTAAGGTGCGTAAAAAACACATGA
- a CDS encoding FISUMP domain-containing protein: protein MAFVTAFFWTDKSKVFSGVLACFWSVQHIACAYGTDDGLECDDDCLYDPVVDTVATLGDLPPCDYIGKDDVPTFVASENADYYCSEHQWLSSTEILCEEKPPIKPFEYEFFTDPRDGYVYRLTRIGSQTWFAENLRFKTEKSIAPDGELFNVVGRYYTWKDAQTACPEGFHIPTSEEWKEMWLFVTEDNGCENVGASLKTDSLWSEYLKPSTNIVQGNEDALVGTNRYGFKAVPAGSYLEKSDELYLLGQLTRFWSNDNYRGKIVAESWVMDFWGDNFFDDESANPNWRISVRCIKDFE, encoded by the coding sequence ATGGCCTTTGTTACGGCGTTTTTTTGGACGGACAAGTCTAAGGTGTTTTCGGGTGTGTTGGCTTGCTTCTGGTCGGTGCAGCATATTGCCTGTGCCTATGGTACAGACGATGGCTTAGAATGTGACGATGATTGCCTTTACGATCCCGTAGTCGATACTGTTGCCACGTTGGGCGATTTACCACCTTGTGACTATATCGGAAAGGATGACGTTCCAACCTTTGTTGCAAGTGAAAATGCAGACTATTACTGCAGCGAGCATCAGTGGCTTTCATCAACAGAAATTCTTTGTGAAGAAAAACCGCCCATAAAGCCGTTTGAATACGAATTCTTCACTGATCCTCGGGATGGTTATGTTTATCGGTTGACAAGGATTGGTTCGCAGACATGGTTTGCCGAGAATCTCCGTTTCAAGACGGAAAAATCCATTGCTCCCGATGGTGAGCTGTTTAACGTAGTGGGTCGCTATTATACCTGGAAGGATGCTCAGACAGCCTGCCCCGAAGGATTTCACATTCCTACTTCTGAAGAATGGAAGGAAATGTGGTTATTTGTTACCGAGGATAATGGTTGTGAAAATGTAGGGGCCAGCTTGAAAACGGATAGCCTCTGGAGCGAATATCTTAAGCCCAGTACAAACATTGTTCAGGGGAACGAAGATGCGCTTGTTGGAACGAACCGCTACGGATTCAAAGCCGTTCCTGCTGGTAGTTATTTAGAAAAATCCGACGAACTTTATCTTCTAGGACAGTTAACCCGTTTTTGGTCAAATGATAACTACCGTGGTAAAATTGTGGCAGAATCCTGGGTTATGGATTTTTGGGGTGACAATTTCTTCGATGACGAGTCTGCAAATCCTAATTGGCGAATATCCGTCCGTTGTATAAAGGATTTTGAATGA
- a CDS encoding KamA family radical SAM protein, with the protein MENPTLVFTQISDFLEYLGPDFRALIANTPYLANTDLAPTFPFCCSRHYADLIKQAKNPAALLREVLPTKEEYLDVPGFTDDPVGDIPAGKNECVIQKYEKRALIMTTATCGVRCRFCFRRNYPFQNTPGIDVMVGSWLDTHSDVWEVILSGGDPLTLAPAKLESLIEAIGDHSSVTTLRIHTRLPVMRPDLVQQHMELLKELPARFDCVLVSHVDHPDELDEESQIIFGQLKFAGWTLLNQSVLLKGVNEDADTMTKLCRKLFQQGVLPYYIHQLDHAKGVAHYEISDDQAKALVAEIRTKLPGYLVPRLVREIAGEKSKTPV; encoded by the coding sequence ATGGAAAACCCCACGCTCGTATTCACGCAAATTTCCGACTTTTTGGAGTATTTAGGCCCCGATTTTAGGGCTTTGATTGCAAATACCCCCTATTTAGCCAACACGGACCTGGCCCCCACGTTCCCTTTCTGCTGTTCCAGGCACTATGCAGACCTGATCAAGCAGGCAAAGAACCCGGCAGCCCTTTTGCGTGAAGTTCTCCCCACAAAGGAAGAATACCTGGATGTTCCCGGTTTTACCGACGACCCAGTTGGCGATATTCCCGCAGGCAAGAACGAATGCGTCATCCAGAAATACGAGAAACGCGCCCTCATCATGACAACCGCCACCTGTGGTGTCCGCTGCAGGTTCTGCTTCCGTAGGAACTACCCCTTCCAGAATACACCGGGCATCGACGTCATGGTGGGCAGCTGGCTGGACACCCATTCCGACGTGTGGGAAGTGATCTTGTCCGGAGGTGACCCCCTGACACTCGCTCCCGCCAAATTGGAGAGCCTTATCGAGGCCATCGGGGACCACAGTTCCGTTACCACACTTCGCATACACACCCGACTGCCCGTCATGCGCCCGGACCTGGTCCAGCAGCACATGGAACTCCTAAAAGAACTGCCTGCCCGCTTCGACTGCGTACTGGTCTCTCACGTAGACCATCCCGACGAGCTGGACGAAGAAAGCCAGATTATTTTTGGCCAGCTGAAATTTGCTGGCTGGACGCTTCTCAACCAGAGTGTCCTCCTGAAGGGCGTGAACGAAGACGCAGACACCATGACAAAGCTTTGTCGCAAACTTTTCCAGCAGGGAGTCCTCCCCTACTACATCCACCAGCTGGATCACGCCAAGGGCGTTGCCCACTACGAAATCAGCGATGACCAGGCAAAAGCCCTGGTTGCAGAAATCCGCACAAAACTTCCCGGCTATCTGGTTCCCCGCCTAGTTCGCGAAATCGCCGGCGAAAAAAGCAAGACGCCGGTGTAA
- the efp gene encoding elongation factor P, with translation MGTVSTNEFRKKLKIMVDGQPYEIIENQFVKPGKGQAFNRVRIKNLVTGRTLERTWKSGDTVEEADVTYGEMTYSYNDGTNWFFMDSETMEMVEIPKENLNGAEMWLLDGATVEVTWWDGKAIEVIPPTFVDLMIIDAPPAVQGNTSGNVLRECTVETGAKVMIPLFIENNTKIRVDTRDGSYLERAK, from the coding sequence ATGGGTACTGTAAGCACCAACGAATTCCGTAAGAAGCTTAAGATTATGGTTGACGGTCAGCCGTATGAAATCATTGAAAACCAGTTCGTGAAGCCGGGTAAGGGCCAGGCTTTCAACCGCGTTCGTATCAAGAACCTGGTTACCGGCCGTACTCTCGAACGTACTTGGAAGAGCGGTGATACCGTCGAAGAAGCCGATGTTACTTACGGCGAAATGACCTACAGCTACAATGATGGCACCAACTGGTTCTTCATGGATTCCGAAACCATGGAAATGGTGGAAATCCCCAAGGAAAACCTGAACGGCGCTGAAATGTGGCTCCTCGACGGTGCTACTGTTGAAGTGACCTGGTGGGATGGAAAGGCTATCGAAGTCATTCCGCCGACCTTCGTCGACCTCATGATCATTGACGCTCCTCCGGCTGTCCAGGGTAACACCAGCGGTAACGTTCTCCGTGAATGCACCGTTGAAACTGGCGCTAAGGTGATGATTCCGCTGTTCATCGAAAACAACACCAAGATCCGCGTCGATACTCGCGACGGTTCTTATCTCGAAAGAGCTAAGTAA
- a CDS encoding RDD family protein — protein MKDKKLVAFAIDFIITAAIYTVPFYFMAMKPVLSGRAMDSKLVMFNAFAAAMVAMIYMVVRDIPKKGSIGKRIMKLKVIDAKTKGDATVVQRVSRNVFWLLGWIEALVYIVKGKRLGDMFSGTELVER, from the coding sequence ATGAAAGATAAGAAGCTGGTTGCTTTTGCAATCGACTTTATTATTACGGCTGCGATTTATACGGTGCCGTTTTATTTTATGGCTATGAAACCGGTTCTTTCGGGACGGGCCATGGACTCAAAACTTGTCATGTTCAATGCGTTTGCTGCTGCGATGGTAGCCATGATTTACATGGTGGTTCGCGATATTCCTAAAAAGGGGAGTATTGGCAAGCGCATCATGAAACTGAAGGTGATTGATGCCAAGACTAAGGGGGATGCTACCGTGGTGCAACGAGTAAGCCGTAATGTCTTCTGGCTGCTCGGTTGGATTGAAGCGCTGGTTTATATTGTAAAAGGCAAGCGTCTCGGAGACATGTTCTCTGGAACTGAACTTGTGGAGAGATAA
- a CDS encoding Smr/MutS family protein — protein MAAELNEEESFQLEWIMNHRMEDKDKARQQAEEAEAAARPQTRGPRGKKMRRSPSSWDLPVPEDEIDLHGYTSEEAAAAVERRIDDLLIAGLSVLRVIHGGGNPEYGNVKHIIDRKARTEWSNRITLYKVEPDNAGSSIMKLGKPGPKLNSKGKPRAKK, from the coding sequence ATGGCAGCAGAATTGAACGAAGAAGAAAGCTTCCAATTGGAATGGATAATGAACCATCGTATGGAAGACAAGGACAAGGCTCGCCAGCAAGCAGAAGAAGCCGAGGCAGCAGCCCGCCCCCAGACCCGTGGCCCCCGTGGCAAGAAAATGCGTCGCAGTCCCTCCAGCTGGGACCTGCCCGTTCCCGAAGACGAAATTGACCTTCACGGCTACACCTCAGAAGAGGCCGCAGCCGCAGTGGAACGCCGCATCGATGACCTTCTGATCGCAGGTTTAAGCGTTCTCCGCGTCATTCACGGTGGCGGAAACCCGGAATACGGCAACGTGAAACACATTATCGACCGTAAGGCCCGTACCGAATGGAGCAACCGCATTACCCTCTACAAAGTTGAGCCCGATAACGCCGGTTCCAGCATCATGAAATTGGGAAAACCAGGCCCCAAACTCAATTCCAAGGGCAAACCCAGGGCAAAGAAATAG